A region from the Nodosilinea sp. FACHB-141 genome encodes:
- a CDS encoding pentapeptide repeat-containing protein: MDIQQFLHEYNRGDRNFSGVRLHRVDLRGATLSGIDLSGADLSQADLSGADLSRANLERANVTDAELIGADLSGANLKHINLIGADLERANLVGADLSYADLRTANLEQADLQGAILREVALSGANLSHATLTNAWVENTDLTPVELDDTSGNWVRSSDAGDAATGSRWISWGLH, from the coding sequence ATGGATATTCAACAGTTTTTGCACGAATACAACCGAGGCGATCGCAACTTTTCGGGCGTTCGTCTTCATAGGGTCGACCTACGCGGTGCCACCCTCAGCGGCATCGATCTCAGCGGGGCCGATTTATCCCAAGCTGACCTCAGCGGGGCCGACCTCTCGCGAGCCAATCTAGAACGGGCTAACGTGACCGACGCCGAGCTAATTGGGGCCGACCTCAGCGGGGCCAATCTCAAGCACATCAATTTGATCGGGGCCGACCTAGAGCGGGCCAACCTGGTTGGAGCCGACCTCAGCTACGCTGACTTGCGCACGGCTAATTTAGAACAGGCCGATCTCCAGGGCGCAATTTTGCGTGAGGTAGCCCTCAGCGGTGCTAACCTCTCCCACGCCACCCTAACCAATGCCTGGGTTGAAAACACCGACCTCACCCCAGTCGAACTGGATGATACCAGTGGCAACTGGGTCAGATCATCCGATGCTGGCGATGCGGCTACAGGCTCTCGATGGATTTCTTGGGGGCTGCACTAG
- a CDS encoding fatty acid desaturase, whose product MTAIFEPSARAADVTPYSDLTLKQVIQTIPKVYFQKDPRKAWAAVALSVGAVTLGYVAIAFSPWFLLPFAWFLTGTALTGFFVVGHDCGHRSFANRRWVNNWLGHIMFLPLIYPFHSWRLLHDIHHRHTNNMEIDNAWAPWSKEEYTGAGGFLQTVYKNMRGWLWWLASVVHWGALHFDLRNFEPRDHGKVKRSIAAVVIFALVFFPTLFYFAGPWGVVKFWLMPWLGYHFWMSTFTLVHHTIPEIQFRYGDTWNEVESQLSGTLHCDYPKWIEVLCHDINVHVPHHVSVGIPSYNLRPAYAALKENWSPLMKETKFSWELMRTITSRCHIYHPERAYETFRELGQ is encoded by the coding sequence TTGACTGCAATTTTTGAGCCTTCCGCCAGAGCTGCGGATGTAACCCCTTACAGCGACCTGACCCTAAAGCAGGTTATTCAAACTATTCCTAAAGTTTATTTTCAAAAAGACCCGCGCAAAGCCTGGGCTGCTGTAGCGCTCAGCGTAGGGGCCGTAACCCTGGGCTATGTGGCGATCGCCTTTTCCCCCTGGTTTTTACTCCCCTTTGCCTGGTTTTTGACCGGCACCGCCCTAACGGGCTTTTTCGTGGTGGGCCACGACTGCGGCCATCGCTCCTTTGCTAACCGCCGCTGGGTCAACAACTGGCTGGGGCACATCATGTTTCTGCCGCTGATTTACCCCTTCCACAGCTGGCGGCTGCTGCACGACATTCACCACCGCCACACCAACAACATGGAGATCGACAACGCCTGGGCCCCCTGGAGCAAGGAGGAATACACTGGCGCTGGTGGCTTCTTACAGACGGTTTACAAGAACATGCGAGGCTGGCTGTGGTGGCTGGCGTCGGTAGTTCACTGGGGAGCACTGCACTTTGATCTGCGCAATTTTGAACCCCGCGACCACGGCAAGGTCAAGCGCTCGATCGCGGCGGTGGTGATCTTTGCGCTGGTGTTTTTCCCCACTCTGTTTTACTTTGCCGGCCCCTGGGGCGTCGTGAAATTTTGGCTGATGCCCTGGCTGGGCTACCACTTCTGGATGAGCACGTTTACGCTAGTGCACCACACCATCCCTGAGATTCAGTTTCGCTACGGCGACACCTGGAATGAGGTGGAGTCGCAGCTCTCGGGAACGCTGCACTGCGACTATCCCAAGTGGATTGAGGTGCTGTGCCACGACATCAACGTCCATGTTCCCCACCATGTTTCAGTAGGGATTCCGTCCTACAACCTGCGGCCTGCCTATGCAGCGCTGAAGGAAAACTGGTCTCCTCTGATGAAGGAAACCAAGTTTTCCTGGGAATTGATGCGGACGATCACTAGCCGTTGTCATATCTATCACCCTGAGCGCGCCTACGAAACGTTTCGGGAGCTAGGGCAATAG
- a CDS encoding DUF3747 domain-containing protein has protein sequence MTLTLTPHTASPTAMALLSRPLKTFLTTAAVVLTGLAAAPMARAQQFDQQPIDPNLAVAIASPVRNGAFYSLMILTQVPNQRQCWQEQGQAGGPVTVDPLLLNFDFTGACDRSTDGNGYSVRINSQDLGVHYRLEVSARQNDLVLFARPTRDRSAPPIEIGRTNGRTDGFLKIQLNPGWQMTRRTYNGQPVGHIYLTHDAPLDVRLAAGAAPPLSQTPNTPPAARPTTPPMTSPPPPPSSTVATGNYFRVVVPITGPNTLQQVRAVEPEAFRTNAEGQEVVQVGVFRDRQRADEVYNALVAASLPAKILGASAPAVASTPTLPPIPQGSVVVVIDPGHGGRDPGAVGIGGLQEKQINTAISNRVQQQLAAAGITVLMTRSSDVFVDLDARAQYANRAGASVFVSIHANAISMSRPEVNGLETYYFSSGERLARSIHASVLGNTDMRDRGVRTARFYVLRYTTMPSVLVETGFVTGSQDAARFRDPAAVNRIADGIAQGILNYLGR, from the coding sequence TTGACTCTAACCTTAACTCCCCACACCGCTTCACCAACTGCTATGGCCCTGCTGTCTCGCCCGCTAAAAACGTTTTTGACCACTGCCGCTGTGGTGCTCACAGGGCTGGCTGCGGCCCCCATGGCGCGAGCCCAGCAGTTTGACCAGCAGCCCATCGACCCCAACCTGGCAGTGGCCATCGCCAGCCCGGTGCGCAACGGGGCTTTCTACAGCTTGATGATCTTGACACAGGTGCCCAACCAGCGGCAGTGCTGGCAAGAGCAGGGACAGGCGGGCGGGCCGGTCACCGTCGACCCGCTGCTGCTGAACTTTGACTTTACCGGGGCCTGCGATCGCAGCACCGACGGCAACGGCTACTCGGTGCGCATCAACAGTCAAGACCTAGGGGTGCACTACCGCCTAGAGGTCTCGGCCCGGCAGAATGACCTGGTGCTGTTTGCCCGCCCGACGCGCGATCGCTCCGCCCCGCCCATCGAGATTGGCCGCACCAATGGACGCACTGACGGATTTCTCAAAATCCAGCTCAACCCTGGCTGGCAGATGACCCGTCGCACCTACAACGGCCAGCCCGTCGGCCACATTTACCTCACCCACGACGCACCCCTGGATGTGCGCCTAGCCGCCGGGGCCGCCCCACCCCTGAGCCAGACCCCCAATACGCCACCCGCGGCCCGTCCCACCACGCCGCCCATGACATCGCCGCCGCCACCACCCAGCAGCACAGTGGCTACCGGCAACTATTTTCGCGTGGTGGTGCCGATTACTGGACCCAACACCCTACAACAGGTGCGGGCTGTAGAGCCTGAAGCTTTTCGCACTAACGCGGAGGGCCAAGAGGTGGTGCAGGTGGGAGTGTTTCGCGATCGCCAGCGGGCCGACGAAGTCTACAACGCCCTAGTCGCCGCCAGCCTGCCCGCCAAAATTCTTGGGGCCTCAGCCCCGGCGGTGGCCTCCACGCCCACCCTACCACCGATTCCCCAGGGGTCGGTGGTGGTCGTCATTGACCCCGGCCACGGCGGGCGCGACCCCGGTGCCGTGGGCATCGGTGGCCTACAAGAAAAGCAGATTAACACCGCTATCTCTAACCGAGTGCAGCAGCAGCTTGCCGCCGCCGGTATTACGGTGCTAATGACCCGCAGCAGCGATGTCTTTGTCGATCTAGACGCCCGTGCCCAGTATGCCAACCGGGCCGGAGCTAGCGTGTTCGTCAGCATCCATGCCAACGCCATCAGCATGAGCCGCCCCGAGGTCAACGGGCTAGAGACCTACTATTTCTCCAGCGGTGAACGGCTGGCCCGCAGCATTCACGCCAGTGTTTTGGGGAATACAGATATGCGCGATCGCGGCGTCCGCACTGCCCGGTTCTACGTGCTGCGCTACACCACCATGCCCTCGGTGCTGGTCGAAACTGGGTTTGTCACCGGATCTCAAGACGCTGCCCGCTTCCGCGACCCCGCCGCAGTAAATCGGATTGCCGACGGCATCGCCCAAGGCATTTTGAATTATTTGGGCCGCTAA
- a CDS encoding Uma2 family endonuclease, whose amino-acid sequence MPVALATPLSQIVLSPGSAMTVSGLTWQHYQLFLAELGENRATRLAYSGGSLEIRMPSKLHEIVNRLLSKIIFALAEELGLEIVDLGSTTWNREDLDKGIEPDSCFFIQNAGLVQGLNPEIPPNLSPDLAVEVDIASASNQKLVIYQALGVPELWLYSNGKVKILDLRGEQIRELESSLAFSVVPVEQLQAWVALRETGTDLTVVKAVRQFVSKAN is encoded by the coding sequence ATGCCTGTTGCCCTAGCCACTCCCTTGAGTCAAATTGTGCTGTCTCCCGGCAGCGCTATGACTGTGTCAGGGTTGACTTGGCAGCACTACCAGCTTTTTCTAGCAGAGCTAGGCGAGAATCGAGCCACTCGGTTGGCCTATAGCGGTGGCAGCTTGGAGATTCGCATGCCCAGTAAACTCCATGAGATTGTCAACCGGCTGCTGAGCAAGATTATCTTTGCCTTAGCAGAAGAACTAGGGTTAGAAATTGTGGATCTGGGTTCAACGACCTGGAACCGTGAAGACTTAGACAAAGGGATTGAACCTGATAGCTGCTTTTTTATTCAGAATGCTGGGTTAGTGCAGGGTTTAAATCCTGAGATTCCGCCAAACCTGTCGCCAGACTTGGCGGTGGAAGTGGATATTGCCAGTGCGTCGAATCAGAAATTGGTCATTTACCAGGCGCTTGGGGTGCCCGAACTCTGGCTTTACAGCAACGGCAAGGTCAAAATTTTGGACTTGCGCGGCGAGCAAATCCGCGAATTGGAGAGCAGTTTGGCCTTCTCCGTAGTACCAGTAGAGCAGCTGCAAGCTTGGGTTGCGCTACGAGAAACCGGGACTGATCTAACCGTAGTCAAAGCAGTTCGTCAGTTTGTTTCTAAGGCCAATTAG
- a CDS encoding cold shock domain-containing protein yields MAPVPDRGQLKTWKDDRGFGFIKPDDGSKDVFLHISALPADCRRPQIGDTILYEKVTQADGKVRAAKASIQGVVLSPPQTTTPISTTPRPQTAKSIPTTPRPRTARRQSIQDIWLEAVVGVLGLTTVALFALPFVHRTFLSPVASILPLPTEPPSTTTPPSPVAQPSTKPSPSSTTQLSTKPSPSHTASPSTTTPPAPAAQPSTTAPLSPIDAVAEPACTVKGNISISSGNRLYHVPGMEDYEGTEIHLDKGERWFCTEAEAIAAGWRRAPR; encoded by the coding sequence ATGGCACCTGTTCCTGACAGAGGACAACTGAAAACCTGGAAGGATGACAGAGGCTTCGGCTTTATCAAACCGGACGATGGTAGCAAGGACGTTTTCTTGCACATCAGTGCCCTACCGGCAGACTGCCGCCGTCCGCAGATCGGAGACACGATCCTATACGAGAAAGTGACTCAAGCTGACGGCAAGGTACGTGCTGCCAAAGCCTCTATTCAAGGCGTTGTGCTCAGCCCACCGCAAACCACTACACCTATCTCAACAACGCCCCGCCCCCAGACAGCTAAATCCATTCCAACAACGCCCCGCCCTCGGACAGCTAGGCGTCAATCAATACAAGACATCTGGCTCGAAGCTGTGGTGGGTGTTTTAGGCCTCACTACTGTTGCCCTGTTCGCCTTACCGTTTGTGCATAGAACCTTCTTGTCGCCTGTTGCGAGTATTTTGCCCTTGCCCACTGAACCGCCCAGTACTACGACTCCGCCCTCACCCGTTGCGCAGCCCAGTACTAAGCCCTCGCCCTCATCCACTACGCAGCTCAGTACTAAGCCCTCGCCCTCACATACCGCGTCACCCAGTACCACGACACCCCCGGCACCCGCTGCACAGCCCAGTACTACGGCTCCGCTCTCGCCTATTGACGCCGTTGCAGAACCCGCCTGCACGGTCAAAGGCAATATTTCAATTTCAAGCGGCAATAGGCTCTACCACGTTCCCGGTATGGAGGATTATGAGGGGACAGAAATCCATCTCGACAAGGGAGAACGGTGGTTTTGCACCGAGGCAGAGGCGATCGCTGCGGGCTGGCGTAGAGCCCCACGATAG
- a CDS encoding LysE family transporter has translation MTFFSAWLTVFAVSLVAVVTPGPDFALTLRNSLAYSWRAGIFTAIGVGAGNLVHATYSLIGIGAVISKSILLFNALKWVGAAYLVYLGVKSLNAKRVAIPLRGHCVNASEAIGQQRDIGRWAAFRIGFLGNLLNPKATLFFLALFTQIVQPGTPMVAQAVFGATVAAVALIWFAVVAVVISQQIFKRHILAIAHWLERLTGAALIVLGVRLAVAEANE, from the coding sequence ATGACATTCTTCTCAGCTTGGTTAACAGTCTTTGCTGTCAGTTTAGTGGCAGTTGTCACCCCTGGCCCTGATTTTGCCCTAACGTTGCGCAATAGCCTGGCCTACTCTTGGCGGGCAGGAATCTTTACCGCGATCGGTGTTGGAGCTGGCAACTTGGTCCACGCCACCTATTCCCTGATTGGCATTGGCGCTGTGATTTCAAAATCTATTCTGCTGTTCAATGCCTTGAAATGGGTTGGCGCAGCTTATCTCGTTTATCTTGGCGTCAAGTCTTTGAATGCCAAGAGAGTAGCGATTCCCCTTCGGGGACACTGCGTGAACGCATCAGAAGCCATTGGGCAACAGCGAGATATAGGGCGTTGGGCCGCGTTCCGCATCGGCTTCCTAGGAAATTTGCTGAATCCTAAAGCAACGCTCTTTTTTCTGGCGCTGTTTACCCAAATTGTCCAGCCTGGAACGCCGATGGTAGCGCAAGCAGTTTTTGGGGCAACCGTCGCGGCTGTCGCCCTGATTTGGTTTGCGGTGGTAGCCGTGGTGATTTCCCAACAGATTTTCAAGCGACATATTCTGGCCATTGCCCATTGGCTAGAGCGTTTAACTGGGGCAGCGCTCATCGTATTGGGAGTGCGCCTGGCTGTGGCAGAGGCAAACGAGTAG
- the rsmA gene encoding 16S rRNA (adenine(1518)-N(6)/adenine(1519)-N(6))-dimethyltransferase RsmA — MFSQPTRKRFGQHWLTDEKVLHRMLEAAAVTRQDTVLEIGPGTGALTRWLLPLANAVVAVEIDRDLVRKLNNQFAKHDNFRLVPSDILELDIAAVSRDKNFDFGLPNKVVANIPYYITGPILEKLLGTLAEPNPDPYDAIVLLVQKEVAERLYARPGRKAFGALSVRVQYLADCELVCPVPARAFQPPPQVDSAVVKITPRPPVTPSDDLAGFDRLVKLGFGSKRKMLRNNLKGVVDRDELEAMMTALAIEPTARAEDLSVEQWVALSNTILKHPR; from the coding sequence ATGTTCTCTCAACCGACCCGCAAGCGCTTTGGCCAGCACTGGCTCACCGACGAGAAGGTGCTCCACCGCATGCTGGAGGCCGCCGCTGTTACTCGTCAAGACACCGTGCTCGAAATTGGCCCTGGCACTGGGGCGCTAACTCGCTGGCTGCTGCCCTTAGCCAACGCGGTAGTAGCGGTGGAAATCGATCGCGACTTGGTCCGCAAGCTCAATAATCAGTTCGCCAAGCACGATAACTTTCGCCTGGTGCCGAGCGATATTTTAGAGCTAGACATTGCTGCCGTCTCGCGGGACAAGAACTTTGACTTTGGCCTACCCAACAAAGTTGTCGCCAACATCCCTTACTACATCACTGGGCCAATCTTAGAAAAGCTGCTAGGCACCCTGGCCGAGCCGAACCCGGACCCCTACGACGCGATCGTGCTGCTAGTACAAAAGGAAGTCGCTGAACGGCTCTACGCACGCCCAGGCCGCAAAGCCTTCGGGGCCTTGTCGGTGCGGGTGCAGTACCTGGCTGACTGTGAGCTGGTTTGCCCAGTGCCGGCTCGCGCATTTCAGCCACCACCCCAGGTAGACTCCGCAGTAGTGAAGATTACTCCCCGGCCGCCGGTCACTCCGTCGGATGATCTGGCTGGGTTCGATCGCCTGGTAAAGCTGGGGTTTGGCAGCAAGCGCAAAATGCTGCGCAATAACCTTAAGGGTGTAGTCGATCGCGACGAACTGGAAGCGATGATGACGGCCCTAGCTATTGAGCCCACCGCCCGTGCCGAAGACCTTAGCGTTGAACAGTGGGTGGCGCTGAGTAATACAATCCTGAAGCACCCCCGCTGA
- the ispE gene encoding 4-(cytidine 5'-diphospho)-2-C-methyl-D-erythritol kinase codes for MRLYTLLAAAKINLYLEIVGSRPDGFHELIMVMQSVSLCDRITVRSIGVDEIRVRCDHPLVPADETNLAYKAAALVMAQFPDAMAKLGGVEITIEKQIPVGAGLAGGSSNAAAVLVGLDLLWNLGLTRSELQDLGAELGSDVPFCVSGGTAIATGRGEQLDALPGIDSLHLVIAKYESEFVSTPWAYKTYRAEYGDTYVTNTQGWQERQAQVRSGEMVRAVARRDAIALGQHLCNDFEKIVLDAHPKTAALKATMADLGGLGTLMSGSGPSVFTLAESEAQANELAAKLRSALPDPDLGIWTAQFVPSGVQIAS; via the coding sequence ATGCGCCTTTACACTCTGCTGGCCGCCGCCAAAATTAACCTCTATCTCGAAATTGTGGGCAGCCGCCCCGACGGCTTTCACGAGCTGATCATGGTGATGCAGAGCGTTAGTCTGTGCGATCGCATCACCGTTCGCAGCATTGGCGTCGATGAGATTCGCGTGCGCTGCGACCACCCCTTGGTGCCTGCGGATGAAACCAATTTGGCCTACAAGGCAGCAGCCCTGGTAATGGCGCAATTCCCCGACGCGATGGCCAAGCTGGGTGGTGTCGAAATCACCATCGAGAAGCAGATCCCGGTGGGGGCCGGGCTGGCCGGTGGCTCGTCCAACGCGGCGGCGGTGCTAGTGGGGCTAGATCTTCTGTGGAACCTGGGCCTTACCCGAAGCGAGCTGCAAGATCTGGGGGCTGAGCTAGGGTCAGATGTACCCTTTTGCGTATCGGGCGGGACGGCGATCGCCACTGGCCGGGGCGAACAGCTCGATGCGCTCCCTGGTATCGACAGCCTGCACCTAGTGATTGCCAAGTACGAGTCTGAGTTTGTCTCAACCCCTTGGGCCTACAAAACCTACCGGGCCGAGTATGGCGACACCTATGTAACCAATACCCAAGGCTGGCAAGAGCGACAGGCCCAAGTGCGATCGGGTGAGATGGTGAGGGCAGTGGCCCGTCGAGATGCGATCGCCCTGGGGCAGCACCTCTGCAATGACTTTGAGAAAATCGTGCTAGATGCCCACCCCAAAACCGCCGCCCTCAAAGCCACCATGGCTGACCTCGGCGGGCTCGGCACCCTAATGTCGGGATCTGGCCCCTCGGTGTTTACCCTGGCCGAGTCTGAGGCCCAGGCCAACGAGCTGGCGGCCAAGCTGCGCTCGGCGTTGCCAGACCCCGATTTAGGCATTTGGACGGCTCAGTTTGTGCCCAGTGGGGTGCAGATCGCTAGCTAA
- the rseP gene encoding RIP metalloprotease RseP: MSVLAAIAVIALLVAVHEAGHFTAARLQGIHVNRFAIGFGPILWKYQGAETEYSLRAIPLGGFVGFPDDDPESEIPTNDPDLLKNRPILDRAIVISAGVIANLVFAYLVFVAQFSAVGIPETFNPQPGILVPQVIAESSPAGQAGIRAGDILVAANGEPLASGEESIPFFIQLIKDSPNQPVQLTVQRGARELDVSVTPVIGPDGTAVIGVQLQPNGDFGYRRPKNPIEVFSLAAQQFQDTLVRTVKGFVQLVTNFGEMASQVAGPVKIVEQGAGLAKNSAAMLFPFTAIISINLAIINILPLPALDGGQLAFLLIEALRGGKPLPDRIQENVMQTGLVLLLGLGVFLIVRDTTQLEIFQNLR, from the coding sequence ATGTCGGTTTTAGCTGCGATCGCGGTCATTGCCCTACTGGTAGCCGTTCATGAAGCGGGGCACTTCACAGCCGCTCGACTACAGGGCATTCACGTCAACCGCTTTGCCATCGGCTTTGGCCCTATCCTCTGGAAGTACCAGGGAGCTGAGACTGAATATTCCCTGCGGGCCATTCCCCTGGGCGGCTTTGTCGGTTTTCCTGACGACGATCCCGAGAGCGAAATTCCCACCAACGACCCCGACCTGCTTAAAAATCGCCCGATTCTCGATCGCGCCATTGTCATCAGCGCTGGGGTGATTGCCAACCTGGTATTTGCTTACCTGGTGTTTGTGGCCCAGTTTAGCGCCGTGGGCATTCCCGAAACCTTCAACCCTCAGCCCGGTATTCTGGTGCCCCAGGTAATCGCCGAAAGCTCTCCCGCCGGTCAGGCAGGCATTCGCGCTGGAGATATTTTGGTAGCGGCCAACGGTGAACCCCTGGCCTCCGGCGAAGAGAGCATTCCCTTCTTCATTCAGCTAATCAAAGATAGCCCCAACCAGCCCGTGCAGCTCACGGTGCAGCGCGGTGCTCGCGAGCTAGATGTTTCGGTCACTCCCGTCATTGGCCCCGACGGCACGGCGGTGATTGGTGTGCAGCTTCAGCCCAATGGCGACTTTGGCTACCGCCGTCCCAAAAACCCTATTGAAGTATTTTCCCTGGCGGCGCAGCAATTCCAAGACACTCTAGTGCGCACCGTAAAAGGCTTTGTTCAACTAGTGACTAACTTTGGCGAAATGGCCAGCCAGGTAGCTGGGCCGGTCAAAATCGTCGAGCAGGGGGCTGGACTGGCTAAAAATAGCGCCGCCATGCTGTTCCCCTTCACCGCCATCATCAGCATTAACCTGGCGATCATCAACATTTTACCCCTGCCGGCGTTAGATGGCGGTCAGCTCGCGTTTCTGTTGATTGAAGCCCTGCGCGGCGGCAAGCCCCTACCCGATCGCATTCAAGAAAACGTTATGCAGACTGGCCTTGTGCTGCTGCTGGGCTTGGGCGTGTTTCTCATTGTCCGCGACACCACCCAGCTCGAAATCTTCCAAAATCTTCGGTAA
- the nth gene encoding endonuclease III codes for MPNQRRASKKQRSLEILLRLKRLYPEAPCSLDFANPLQLMIATMLAAQCTDERVNLVTPALFAAYPDVYAFAEADIADLEQLVKSTGFYRNKAKNIRAACQRIITEYNGEVPPRMEDLVTLPGVARKTANVVLAHGFGINGGVTVDTHVKRITNLLWLTKHADPVKIERDLMKLLPQPDWENWSIRLVYHGRAVCKARNPKCSMCELADLCPSAKVVPVVGSIQVGPVQVSPIQEVVQS; via the coding sequence ATGCCCAACCAGCGGCGAGCTTCTAAAAAACAGCGATCGCTGGAGATTCTTCTCCGCCTGAAACGACTGTATCCCGAAGCCCCTTGCTCCCTAGATTTTGCCAATCCCTTGCAGCTGATGATTGCCACTATGCTGGCAGCTCAGTGCACCGACGAGCGGGTTAACCTGGTCACCCCGGCCCTGTTTGCCGCCTATCCCGATGTCTACGCCTTTGCCGAAGCTGATATCGCCGATTTAGAGCAGCTGGTGAAATCTACCGGCTTTTACCGCAACAAAGCCAAAAACATTCGCGCCGCCTGCCAACGGATCATCACCGAGTACAACGGCGAAGTTCCTCCCCGCATGGAAGATTTGGTCACTCTGCCGGGCGTGGCGCGCAAAACAGCTAACGTCGTGCTGGCCCACGGCTTTGGCATCAACGGCGGTGTGACCGTAGACACCCACGTTAAGCGCATCACTAACTTGCTGTGGCTGACCAAGCACGCTGACCCCGTCAAAATCGAGCGCGACCTGATGAAGTTGCTGCCCCAGCCCGACTGGGAAAACTGGTCAATTCGGCTGGTGTACCACGGGCGAGCGGTGTGCAAGGCCCGCAACCCCAAATGCAGTATGTGCGAGCTAGCCGATCTTTGCCCCTCGGCCAAAGTTGTTCCGGTAGTTGGTTCTATCCAAGTTGGCCCTGTGCAAGTTAGCCCCATACAAGAGGTGGTTCAGTCCTAG
- a CDS encoding DMT family transporter encodes MLGYVLILLATICFGAQNLITRVLFIPSDLFGVLETGGFVEPTLPNSFLLMFMRMLVGVPLMAVLLPPVYPAMWGDLWRLGSASYRRELYLALVGGVLMFSYLALLYVSVGRIAAGIALTLFFTYPVYTALLDWYWFNHRPSFSRWAILALILLGSVLTIPMTGAAIESWVGVVFGLASGVVYAFYTVAAQKAFETFHPVPFTGISFTVTLVLSAVSLLLWPVDLAGLLWPALWMGGLLSAIATLAGHVLNNLGIRVVGATAASMLGAANPALTAVLAWGILQEQLSVVQGLGVLLVTVSVGLLSLTKPS; translated from the coding sequence ATGCTCGGCTATGTCTTAATTCTGCTGGCGACCATTTGCTTTGGGGCCCAAAACCTGATCACGCGGGTTCTATTTATTCCGTCTGACCTGTTTGGGGTACTGGAGACTGGTGGGTTTGTAGAGCCCACTCTGCCCAACTCGTTTTTGCTGATGTTTATGCGCATGCTGGTCGGAGTACCGCTGATGGCGGTGCTGCTGCCGCCGGTGTATCCGGCGATGTGGGGTGACCTGTGGCGTTTAGGGTCGGCGAGCTACCGCCGCGAACTCTACCTGGCCTTAGTGGGCGGGGTATTGATGTTTTCGTACCTAGCGCTGCTTTACGTGTCGGTAGGGCGAATTGCGGCGGGCATTGCGCTAACGCTATTTTTTACGTACCCCGTCTATACGGCGCTGCTGGACTGGTACTGGTTCAACCACCGCCCTAGCTTTAGCCGCTGGGCCATTTTGGCGCTGATTTTGCTGGGCAGCGTCCTGACCATTCCCATGACCGGGGCGGCGATCGAGAGCTGGGTAGGCGTCGTCTTTGGTCTGGCCTCGGGGGTAGTGTACGCCTTTTACACCGTGGCGGCCCAAAAAGCGTTTGAAACCTTTCACCCGGTGCCGTTTACGGGCATTAGCTTTACGGTGACGCTGGTGCTGTCGGCGGTCAGCCTACTGCTGTGGCCGGTGGATTTGGCGGGTCTGCTATGGCCCGCGCTGTGGATGGGAGGCTTGCTGTCGGCGATCGCTACCCTCGCTGGCCATGTGCTCAACAACCTCGGCATTCGCGTTGTCGGGGCCACCGCCGCCTCAATGCTCGGGGCCGCTAACCCAGCCCTCACCGCCGTCCTCGCATGGGGCATCCTGCAAGAGCAGCTTTCTGTGGTGCAGGGGTTAGGGGTGCTGCTGGTCACCGTCAGCGTGGGTCTGCTCAGCCTGACCAAGCCTTCGTAA
- a CDS encoding TIGR02588 family protein, with the protein MDLPNHPDNSPSPNAPRSFTQRSAAEWVTFVAASLILLGLVGLIFFDWQTNQNRPPAFSVAVSEAVRVTDGRYYVPFAITNTGGRIARMVQVTAELHITGVDDETGEQQIDFLSGHETKAGSFVFTHNPQGGDLMVRVASYRLP; encoded by the coding sequence ATGGATTTGCCCAACCACCCCGACAACTCACCCTCCCCCAATGCGCCCAGGAGCTTTACCCAACGGTCTGCGGCTGAGTGGGTGACGTTTGTAGCGGCTTCCCTCATTTTGCTGGGGCTGGTGGGGCTCATCTTCTTTGACTGGCAAACCAACCAAAATCGCCCGCCCGCCTTTTCGGTGGCGGTGTCGGAGGCGGTGCGGGTCACCGATGGCCGCTACTACGTGCCCTTTGCCATTACTAACACCGGCGGCCGCATTGCCCGCATGGTGCAGGTGACCGCTGAGTTACACATCACAGGGGTCGACGACGAAACTGGCGAGCAGCAAATCGACTTTCTCTCAGGTCACGAAACCAAAGCGGGCAGTTTTGTCTTCACCCACAATCCCCAGGGGGGGGATTTGATGGTACGGGTGGCCAGCTATCGGCTACCGTAG